One genomic segment of Kiritimatiella glycovorans includes these proteins:
- a CDS encoding RrF2 family transcriptional regulator — protein sequence MITREADYALRVVLRLVQQGATNPTQAVSSAEIAEAMGIPYRFLRKIVRRLVGGGLVRSRRGQGGGIYLARAPEGLSLYDVLQVMDPSGKSINACTPGGPGCPREDHCPLSAEMKKIQRGIDRALRDTHFGDCVEVERVLDGGVSAET from the coding sequence ATGATTACACGTGAGGCAGATTACGCACTGAGGGTGGTTCTCCGGCTCGTGCAGCAGGGGGCGACGAATCCGACGCAGGCGGTTTCTTCGGCGGAGATCGCGGAGGCGATGGGGATCCCGTACCGGTTCCTGCGCAAGATCGTCCGGCGTCTCGTCGGTGGCGGTCTGGTCAGAAGCCGGCGCGGTCAGGGCGGCGGCATCTACCTGGCGCGCGCGCCGGAAGGATTGTCGCTCTATGATGTGCTTCAGGTTATGGACCCGTCCGGAAAATCGATCAACGCCTGCACGCCCGGCGGACCGGGGTGTCCGCGCGAGGACCACTGCCCCCTGAGCGCGGAGATGAAAAAGATTCAGCGGGGGATCGATCGGGCGCTGCGCGACACGCATTTCGGTGACTGCGTCGAGGTGGAGAGGGTGCTCGACGGGGGAGTCTCCGCAGAAACATGA
- a CDS encoding recombinase family protein — translation MMRRQRCAIYTRQSSEPSHRETSCKAQFDTCLKFIASMKPIGLELTGTRYDDAGYGGATLDRPALRELIQSVRTGCVDIVVVEYLDRLSRSVFDVLTLMESFRDHGVDLRIVTCPDLTISPSDNFMINPLASYLGVKLSN, via the coding sequence ATGATGCGCAGACAACGCTGCGCCATCTATACCCGCCAGTCTTCCGAGCCCAGTCATCGGGAAACCTCCTGCAAAGCCCAGTTCGATACGTGCCTGAAGTTCATTGCCTCGATGAAGCCGATCGGCTTGGAGTTGACTGGAACACGATATGACGATGCGGGATACGGCGGCGCTACGTTGGATCGGCCTGCTCTTCGGGAGTTGATTCAGTCGGTGAGGACGGGCTGTGTCGACATTGTGGTCGTCGAGTATCTCGACCGCCTCTCGCGAAGCGTTTTCGATGTCCTTACGCTGATGGAATCTTTCCGCGATCACGGCGTGGATCTACGCATCGTTACCTGCCCGGACTTGACGATATCGCCCAGCGACAACTTCATGATCAATCCGCTTGCCTCCTATCTGGGAGTGAAGCTTAGTAATTGA
- a CDS encoding nucleotidyl transferase AbiEii/AbiGii toxin family protein, which translates to MYRLSRSSYADRFVLKGAMLFVLWLEDLHRPTQDLDLLGFGDLSSSNLRNIFEDVCKLPVEDDGIEFSKDGIEIEEIREAEVYQGLRIKIPGRLGNTRLNVSVDVGFGDAVVPDPEKSDYPVLLDLPRPEMKTYPRETVVAEKVDAMIVLGLLNSRMKDYYDLWTLAQRFPFDAALLAKAIDASLKRRGRELPSQTPPGLQDEFVANPTKQTQWKGFLRRTIPDQADLELGEVVPAIREFLAPVLKSIVLGKALRLHWTPGSGWSANRSQ; encoded by the coding sequence ATGTACCGCCTCTCCCGGTCGTCTTACGCGGACCGGTTCGTTCTGAAAGGAGCGATGCTGTTCGTCCTCTGGCTGGAGGACTTGCATCGTCCGACGCAAGACCTGGATTTGCTCGGCTTCGGCGATCTCTCCTCCTCCAACTTGAGAAACATTTTCGAGGATGTTTGCAAGTTGCCTGTCGAAGACGATGGGATCGAGTTCTCCAAGGACGGAATCGAGATCGAGGAAATCAGGGAGGCGGAGGTCTATCAGGGGCTTCGGATCAAGATTCCGGGACGACTGGGAAACACCAGGCTCAACGTCTCGGTCGATGTTGGATTCGGCGACGCCGTCGTTCCCGATCCGGAGAAGTCCGATTACCCCGTACTTCTCGATCTTCCACGTCCCGAGATGAAGACATATCCCAGGGAAACGGTCGTGGCGGAGAAGGTCGACGCCATGATCGTGCTTGGGCTCCTCAACAGTCGAATGAAGGACTACTACGATCTCTGGACGCTGGCCCAGCGATTTCCCTTCGATGCCGCTTTGCTCGCCAAGGCGATTGATGCCTCTCTCAAACGGCGTGGCCGGGAACTGCCGTCGCAAACACCGCCCGGCCTTCAGGATGAATTTGTGGCGAACCCAACCAAGCAGACACAGTGGAAGGGATTCCTGCGCCGTACGATTCCCGACCAGGCGGACCTTGAACTCGGCGAGGTCGTTCCGGCGATTCGCGAGTTCCTCGCGCCGGTCCTGAAATCCATCGTCCTCGGCAAGGCGCTTCGCCTTCACTGGACTCCAGGGAGCGGCTGGTCGGCAAACAGGTCGCAATGA
- a CDS encoding type IV toxin-antitoxin system AbiEi family antitoxin domain-containing protein has translation MTTHLENLMRVAETKGLIRARDLADHGIPRQYLSIACERGLLERRDRGLYALPGAIQTEHRSLVEVCTIVPHGVICLISALQFHGMTTQSPFEVWLAIGESKEIPRIGLVKLRIARFSAESLKAGVESHDVNGAELRVFSAAKTVADCFKYRNKIGVDVATEALRDYLRQRKGPIDDLTKYARVCRVERVMEPYLEALL, from the coding sequence ATGACGACGCACCTCGAAAACCTCATGCGCGTGGCCGAAACCAAAGGGCTGATCCGCGCCCGTGACCTCGCTGACCACGGTATCCCGCGTCAGTATCTATCCATCGCTTGCGAGCGGGGGCTGCTGGAGCGACGGGATCGCGGCCTCTATGCGCTTCCCGGCGCCATTCAGACGGAGCACCGCAGTTTGGTGGAGGTCTGCACGATCGTGCCCCATGGCGTGATCTGTCTGATTTCGGCGCTTCAGTTTCACGGTATGACCACGCAAAGCCCTTTCGAGGTCTGGCTGGCCATTGGCGAGTCGAAGGAGATTCCCCGGATCGGCCTTGTCAAGCTTCGCATCGCGCGGTTCTCCGCAGAGTCGCTGAAGGCCGGCGTCGAATCGCACGATGTGAATGGCGCAGAACTGCGGGTATTCTCCGCCGCGAAGACCGTCGCCGATTGCTTCAAGTACCGCAACAAGATCGGGGTGGACGTTGCCACCGAAGCGCTCCGGGATTACCTGCGCCAGCGCAAGGGGCCAATCGACGACCTGACGAAATACGCTCGAGTCTGCCGCGTCGAGCGCGTCATGGAACCCTATCTGGAGGCGCTTCTGTGA
- a CDS encoding ATP-binding protein yields the protein MKYIRLRIANYRGIDASEITFGASGITLAQGPNEAGKTSLSEASWILFEFPDNSKHKKVKAISPVHRDVGPEIELEAESGPYAFTYSKRFLKKPETKLVVTKPKPENYTGRDAHDRAETILKETLDVNLWKALSIQQGDAIDQPKLTDQTSLSAALDKTAGGQPADPEEEDLFEKAREEYARYYTGTGQEKKDLQEARNSQESIEADIAEVERKLGDLYHDIDRVDTLQHELEGLKNREEELKKEVAGHTASLDEIGRFEAALETAQAKLESANKTVEAARRDRDAREDLIKASDQAAKEHGELQENSKMAFAALNQAEENFKKAQKAANKSEQNKKTADARASLRRADYEYYTNKLFLDQLRERKERIDRARESAGKAEETLAQAKIDPKALKAIEKAELDLATAKAHLDTRAPSVLLRALSKSTLHIDKAETVLDKDEVQTLSVADRLRLTVPDMLDIEITAGSSLEEHAKKVDAAQKNLDDACRSVDVADPEQARRAMEAKKDASRQVEEKNRVEKENLFDLTYEDLSKKLRSLEQSVPEYLSKRDKEPAISPDMGTAKDDRAKAESALEEANEQSESSRTSLDAARNVRDDLSAKHQEARVQIDLLKKDAERKGESLARARKAAADKDLNAAVEKAAQDVAGEEKRVRSAEEALKAKNPERVKALAETAEGSLQTTRNRRNDAQTELTQAQERLRIHGEEGLHEKLHAAQTSLERIEASNRALNRRAAAARLLFETMREERDKARQAYVAPLKEGIEHLGRLLFDDTFQVEISEDLQIASRTLSGITEPFEFLSGGTKEQLSLIFRLACSVIVAKDGGMPLVLDDALGYTDPDRLRLMGAVLAKAAKNCQIVIFTCVPERYAHIGEANVIPIR from the coding sequence ATGAAATACATCCGGCTTCGAATTGCCAATTATCGCGGCATTGACGCTTCCGAGATTACGTTCGGCGCATCCGGCATCACACTCGCCCAGGGACCCAATGAAGCTGGAAAAACGAGCCTCAGCGAGGCTTCCTGGATACTCTTTGAGTTTCCGGATAATTCCAAACACAAGAAGGTCAAGGCGATCTCTCCTGTCCATCGCGACGTTGGCCCCGAGATCGAACTCGAAGCGGAAAGCGGACCTTACGCATTCACCTATTCCAAACGCTTTCTCAAGAAACCGGAGACCAAACTTGTTGTCACAAAGCCGAAACCCGAAAACTACACGGGGCGGGACGCTCATGATCGTGCCGAGACCATTCTCAAGGAAACGCTTGACGTTAATCTGTGGAAGGCACTGTCGATCCAGCAAGGCGATGCCATTGACCAGCCGAAATTGACGGATCAAACATCCCTGTCTGCCGCCCTTGACAAGACAGCAGGCGGCCAACCCGCAGACCCGGAAGAAGAGGATCTGTTTGAAAAGGCTCGTGAGGAGTATGCCCGTTATTACACCGGAACCGGTCAGGAGAAAAAAGATCTCCAGGAGGCGCGAAACTCCCAAGAGTCTATCGAAGCTGATATTGCCGAAGTCGAACGCAAACTCGGTGATCTGTATCACGACATTGACCGTGTGGACACGCTTCAGCATGAATTGGAGGGTCTAAAGAACAGAGAGGAAGAATTGAAGAAGGAGGTTGCCGGACATACTGCTTCTCTTGATGAGATAGGAAGATTTGAGGCAGCCCTTGAGACAGCTCAGGCAAAGTTGGAATCCGCCAACAAGACTGTGGAAGCGGCGCGCCGTGACAGAGATGCCCGCGAGGATCTCATCAAGGCTTCAGACCAAGCCGCCAAGGAACATGGTGAACTCCAGGAAAACAGCAAGATGGCTTTTGCCGCATTGAACCAAGCAGAGGAGAACTTCAAGAAGGCCCAGAAAGCCGCCAACAAATCTGAGCAGAACAAGAAGACGGCCGATGCGCGGGCATCCCTTCGGCGAGCGGATTACGAATACTACACAAACAAGCTCTTTCTCGATCAGCTCCGCGAGCGCAAGGAAAGGATCGACCGGGCCAGGGAAAGTGCGGGCAAAGCGGAAGAAACGCTGGCGCAAGCCAAGATCGACCCCAAGGCGCTGAAGGCAATAGAGAAGGCTGAGCTGGACCTGGCGACCGCCAAAGCGCACCTGGACACTCGTGCCCCGAGCGTCTTGCTTCGCGCACTGAGCAAGAGCACGCTCCACATCGACAAAGCCGAAACAGTTTTGGACAAAGACGAGGTCCAGACACTATCCGTTGCCGACAGGTTGCGGCTGACCGTTCCTGATATGCTCGACATTGAAATCACGGCAGGCTCAAGCTTGGAGGAACATGCCAAGAAGGTCGACGCTGCTCAGAAGAACCTTGATGACGCATGCCGCTCTGTGGATGTTGCCGACCCCGAACAGGCAAGGCGGGCCATGGAAGCGAAGAAGGATGCTTCCCGCCAGGTCGAGGAAAAGAATCGCGTCGAGAAGGAGAATCTGTTTGATCTGACCTATGAGGATCTCTCGAAGAAACTACGCAGCCTTGAGCAAAGCGTCCCTGAATATCTTTCCAAGCGTGATAAAGAACCTGCCATCAGCCCGGACATGGGGACCGCCAAGGATGATCGTGCGAAGGCGGAGTCAGCCCTGGAAGAGGCAAACGAGCAATCGGAATCATCTCGCACGTCTTTGGATGCAGCGCGAAATGTGCGAGACGACTTGAGCGCAAAACACCAGGAGGCTCGTGTTCAGATTGATTTACTGAAGAAAGATGCGGAACGAAAAGGAGAAAGCCTTGCCAGGGCTAGAAAGGCCGCCGCCGACAAAGACCTGAACGCTGCCGTTGAAAAGGCCGCCCAGGATGTGGCTGGCGAGGAGAAGCGCGTTCGTTCAGCAGAGGAGGCCCTCAAAGCAAAGAACCCCGAGCGAGTGAAAGCGTTGGCAGAAACGGCCGAGGGTTCTTTGCAGACGACTCGCAATCGAAGGAATGATGCCCAAACAGAGCTGACGCAAGCACAAGAGCGGCTGCGCATTCATGGTGAAGAAGGCCTTCATGAAAAACTGCACGCGGCGCAGACCAGCTTGGAACGGATCGAGGCCAGTAATCGGGCTCTGAATCGGCGTGCCGCTGCCGCACGGCTTCTCTTCGAAACAATGCGGGAGGAACGCGACAAGGCTCGGCAGGCTTATGTGGCTCCGCTAAAGGAAGGGATTGAGCATCTTGGCCGTCTGCTCTTCGACGACACGTTCCAAGTAGAGATCAGCGAAGACCTTCAGATAGCCAGTCGAACGCTGAGCGGAATCACCGAGCCATTTGAATTCCTAAGCGGCGGCACAAAGGAACAGCTTTCCCTGATCTTTCGATTGGCCTGCTCTGTTATCGTGGCCAAAGACGGCGGCATGCCACTGGTCTTGGACGATGCACTGGGATACACGGACCCAGATCGCTTGCGTTTAATGGGCGCGGTCCTGGCAAAGGCGGCTAAGAACTGCCAGATAGTGATCTTTACCTGCGTACCCGAGAGATACGCCCATATTGGCGAAGCAAACGTGATTCCGATTCGGTGA
- a CDS encoding metallophosphoesterase family protein: protein MAADANTEILDSGDLEKPHVTRFLHTSDWQLGMTRHFLSEGAQERYSQARFDAIRTMGRIAKKEHCQFIVVAGDTFESNQVDRKTVARTLEALKDVSVPVYILPGNHDPLDAASVYHSSVFIDRKPSHVHVIEDTTTLNLGDGIEIVGAPWMSKRPSANPIVGTLESLTPASGVVRICVAHGAVDQFTPDKDSALVMKVTELERAIGEGKVQFVALGDRHSLTKVGGDYIWYSGTPESTDFTEMHSGFANLVEIADGEISTKEVQVGQWHFVEHQRELNTAEDVESLRKLLEDVSDKERSVIRLNLLGSLTLSLHALLQDHLASAADVFGACDVRDENVIVIPDDTDFTDLGFSGFADAAVQRLRSTIEEDGDDSATARDALMLLLRLGRGV from the coding sequence ATGGCTGCGGATGCAAACACTGAGATTCTCGATAGCGGCGATCTGGAGAAACCACACGTGACTCGATTTCTACATACGAGTGACTGGCAACTGGGTATGACTCGCCACTTCCTTTCGGAAGGGGCACAGGAGCGCTACAGCCAGGCGCGCTTCGACGCGATTCGAACCATGGGCCGCATTGCCAAGAAGGAACACTGCCAGTTTATAGTGGTGGCTGGCGACACATTCGAGTCGAACCAGGTGGACAGAAAAACGGTTGCCCGCACGCTGGAGGCTCTGAAGGACGTATCTGTTCCGGTTTACATCCTGCCGGGCAACCACGACCCACTGGACGCGGCGTCTGTCTACCATTCAAGCGTTTTCATAGACCGCAAACCGTCCCATGTTCACGTGATCGAAGATACCACCACTCTCAATCTCGGTGACGGCATTGAAATAGTCGGCGCGCCGTGGATGTCCAAGCGACCGTCGGCCAATCCTATCGTGGGAACTCTCGAATCTCTGACTCCCGCAAGCGGAGTTGTTCGTATTTGCGTTGCGCATGGGGCCGTCGATCAATTCACCCCCGACAAAGATTCCGCTCTGGTCATGAAAGTAACCGAACTCGAGCGGGCTATCGGAGAGGGCAAGGTTCAGTTTGTGGCCCTTGGAGACCGCCATTCCCTCACAAAGGTAGGCGGCGACTATATCTGGTACTCCGGCACACCTGAATCCACGGATTTCACCGAGATGCATTCAGGCTTTGCCAACCTGGTCGAGATTGCCGATGGGGAGATTTCCACCAAGGAAGTGCAGGTTGGCCAGTGGCATTTTGTCGAGCATCAGCGTGAACTGAATACTGCCGAGGATGTGGAATCGCTTCGGAAACTGCTCGAAGACGTTTCGGATAAGGAGCGATCGGTCATTCGTCTGAATCTGCTTGGCTCGCTTACCCTTTCCTTGCACGCCTTACTTCAAGATCACCTTGCTTCCGCTGCCGACGTGTTCGGCGCTTGTGATGTGCGGGATGAGAACGTAATTGTGATTCCTGACGACACGGATTTCACCGACCTTGGATTTTCCGGATTCGCGGATGCGGCAGTGCAACGGCTCCGAAGCACCATCGAGGAAGATGGCGACGACAGCGCCACGGCACGGGACGCGCTCATGCTCCTTCTTCGGCTTGGGAGGGGTGTGTGA
- a CDS encoding KTSC domain-containing protein codes for MTNWTESPESSNITRFGYDEASQVLFVEFKNGSVYQYFDVPSTLFEQMKAAPSKGGFLAQNIKGTYRYART; via the coding sequence ATGACAAATTGGACCGAATCACCGGAATCGTCAAACATTACCCGCTTCGGATACGATGAAGCTAGCCAAGTGTTGTTTGTTGAGTTCAAAAACGGCAGTGTCTACCAGTACTTCGACGTGCCCAGTACTCTTTTTGAGCAAATGAAGGCGGCTCCATCCAAGGGGGGCTTCTTGGCACAGAACATCAAGGGAACATATAGATATGCACGCACATAA
- a CDS encoding ATP-binding protein: MPNSPTYLGTVQDVQGATISIALDKDTVSGLAFIDGHGYRIGQIGSFVRVSIGFTDLFGIVSQVGAGAVPESLAQIEPYGYRWMKVQLVGEGHRSGEFKRGISQYPTIGDNAHLVTEQDLRSIYGPGEPDDFVSVGHLASTEAIPALVNINTLITRHAAVVGTTGSGKSTTVAGLLTSLADSNRYPSARILVLDIHGEYGKALADCSTVFRVTAADEDKGERPLHIPFWALSFDELIKVGFGGLDGQKAATLTDSVLLLKRESLTQSPCEGVTKETVTVDSPVPFCVHKLWLELHKREHLTVVPKPGGSAGELEPAYVLDSSGQPEQTGDAMSVTPPAYRTVKTTGPAEERVQHGTGGIGIRQQLASLASKLRDPRFGFLFNPGDWLPDVEGKTVKDLDALLQDWIGGDSPITILDLSGIPSAVLNDLVGALLRIIYDALFWARKLPEGGRERPLLVVLEEAHAYLSADSSEAASMAVRRIAKEGRKYGVGLMLVSQRPSEIDSTILSQCGTICAMRLANETDRGHVTSAASDSLKGLFDMLPVLRTGEAIIVGEAVSLPIRTLIDPPAKNRKPDSEDPRVVVRGSLQLDGFDGAGGWNQKRDVPDYGAVVRLWRKQSPHYEHKKAPPNTVNPPQNDKET; encoded by the coding sequence ATGCCGAATAGCCCAACCTATCTCGGAACGGTTCAGGACGTTCAAGGCGCAACCATCAGCATCGCGCTTGACAAGGACACAGTATCTGGGTTGGCCTTCATCGATGGTCATGGTTATCGGATCGGACAGATCGGGAGCTTTGTCCGCGTGTCGATCGGCTTCACCGACCTCTTCGGGATTGTGTCGCAGGTCGGCGCGGGTGCCGTACCCGAGTCATTAGCACAGATCGAGCCTTACGGTTATCGATGGATGAAGGTTCAGCTTGTCGGAGAAGGTCATCGGTCAGGCGAGTTCAAGCGCGGCATTTCGCAATATCCAACCATTGGTGATAACGCACACCTCGTTACAGAGCAAGACCTGCGTAGCATTTATGGTCCAGGCGAACCCGATGATTTTGTTTCAGTGGGCCACTTGGCAAGCACCGAGGCAATTCCCGCCCTTGTCAACATCAACACACTAATCACCCGCCATGCGGCAGTAGTTGGCACAACTGGATCAGGAAAGTCGACCACCGTCGCTGGACTTCTTACATCTCTCGCAGATTCGAATCGCTATCCTTCAGCGCGCATTCTTGTGCTCGATATTCACGGGGAGTACGGCAAGGCGCTCGCGGATTGCAGCACAGTGTTCCGTGTCACCGCTGCTGATGAGGATAAGGGCGAACGCCCCCTGCATATCCCTTTCTGGGCATTAAGCTTCGATGAATTGATCAAGGTTGGCTTTGGAGGTCTTGACGGACAAAAGGCCGCCACACTTACTGACTCTGTGCTTCTCCTTAAGAGAGAGTCATTAACACAAAGCCCGTGTGAAGGAGTAACCAAAGAGACAGTTACCGTTGATTCCCCTGTGCCGTTCTGCGTTCACAAATTATGGCTTGAGCTTCATAAACGAGAGCACTTGACTGTTGTCCCGAAGCCGGGCGGAAGTGCGGGTGAGCTGGAGCCAGCCTACGTCCTGGATTCGAGTGGCCAACCGGAGCAAACTGGGGATGCCATGTCTGTTACGCCTCCTGCATACCGCACTGTAAAAACAACTGGGCCAGCGGAAGAACGCGTCCAACACGGAACAGGGGGCATTGGAATTCGCCAGCAATTGGCCAGCTTGGCGTCGAAACTTCGCGACCCTCGTTTTGGTTTCTTGTTTAACCCGGGCGATTGGCTACCAGACGTTGAGGGAAAGACAGTAAAAGATCTCGACGCCCTGCTACAGGATTGGATTGGTGGAGATAGCCCAATTACGATCTTGGACCTCTCCGGTATTCCGTCCGCGGTACTTAATGACTTGGTCGGAGCATTGCTGCGGATCATTTACGATGCTCTTTTTTGGGCAAGAAAACTGCCCGAAGGAGGCCGAGAACGCCCACTCCTCGTTGTCCTGGAAGAAGCTCATGCATACTTGAGCGCAGATAGTTCCGAAGCAGCTTCTATGGCGGTGCGGCGTATTGCAAAGGAAGGACGGAAGTATGGTGTTGGCCTGATGCTTGTTAGCCAACGCCCATCAGAGATTGATTCCACAATCTTGTCGCAATGCGGCACCATCTGCGCCATGCGATTGGCTAACGAGACAGACCGAGGCCATGTGACCAGTGCCGCATCGGACAGCCTCAAAGGCCTGTTCGATATGTTGCCAGTGCTTCGTACAGGTGAAGCTATCATTGTGGGCGAAGCTGTCTCTCTTCCAATCCGCACATTGATTGATCCTCCCGCCAAGAACCGGAAGCCAGATAGTGAAGACCCCCGAGTGGTTGTGCGCGGAAGTCTCCAACTGGATGGATTTGATGGTGCGGGTGGTTGGAATCAAAAGCGTGACGTACCAGACTACGGGGCAGTCGTTCGCCTGTGGCGGAAACAGAGTCCCCATTACGAACACAAGAAGGCCCCTCCCAACACTGTTAACCCACCGCAAAACGACAAGGAGACATAA
- a CDS encoding SIR2 family NAD-dependent protein deacylase, translating to MNSDPQKQVGYLQQCLSSDKKPLGLFLGAGCPVSVRIEDGKKALIPDIAGLTEVVRKRLSDGKETKPLLGILDKHFKEDCRNDTTVEDMLSHIRALRVVAGGSKVRDLSADDLDKLDADICQIIHELVDQALPSSETPYHSTAVWADAVPREIPVEIFTTNYDLLMEQAFEDRRVPYFDGFAGSLSPFFDIRAMEEDKLPPRWARLWKLHGSVNWFQHVEKGVLRGSSGKSDLPRVIHPSHLKYDESRRMPYLAMIDRLRAFLKQPSSALVLCGYSFRDDHLNEVIMQGLQSTQTAIAFALLYDKLEEYKKAKDLALGRPNLSLLARDGGLVSGQEVQWPEKDSESVPTNNMTGLDWPPIDPADEQGKRITHFTLGDFAELGKFLRELVGQSRQSLEATNAE from the coding sequence ATGAATAGTGACCCCCAAAAACAAGTTGGATATTTGCAGCAATGCCTATCGAGCGACAAGAAACCTCTGGGCTTATTTCTGGGCGCTGGCTGCCCGGTGTCTGTGCGAATCGAAGATGGCAAGAAAGCATTGATACCGGACATAGCGGGATTGACGGAAGTCGTCCGCAAGAGACTGTCTGATGGCAAAGAAACCAAACCACTTCTGGGCATCTTGGATAAGCACTTCAAGGAAGATTGCCGAAATGACACAACCGTGGAGGACATGCTTAGCCATATCCGCGCCCTGCGTGTGGTTGCCGGTGGCTCAAAGGTTCGGGATCTCTCTGCTGACGACCTCGACAAACTCGACGCGGATATCTGCCAGATCATCCATGAGTTGGTGGACCAAGCCCTGCCTTCCAGTGAAACGCCATACCACAGCACAGCCGTGTGGGCGGATGCCGTTCCTCGGGAAATACCTGTCGAGATATTCACAACCAATTACGACCTCTTGATGGAACAGGCGTTTGAAGACCGCCGCGTTCCATACTTCGACGGCTTTGCGGGTTCCTTGAGTCCATTCTTTGATATACGAGCGATGGAGGAGGACAAACTTCCACCGCGCTGGGCCCGCCTATGGAAACTGCACGGCTCTGTCAACTGGTTCCAACACGTGGAGAAGGGAGTTCTCCGGGGTTCCTCGGGCAAATCAGATCTCCCCCGGGTCATACACCCATCGCACTTGAAGTACGACGAGAGCAGAAGAATGCCTTACCTGGCCATGATCGATAGGCTCAGGGCATTCTTGAAACAGCCTTCTTCAGCACTCGTGCTGTGCGGTTACTCATTCCGAGACGACCATCTCAACGAAGTAATCATGCAGGGGCTGCAAAGTACTCAGACCGCTATCGCCTTTGCTTTGCTCTACGACAAACTTGAAGAGTACAAAAAGGCCAAGGATCTCGCTCTCGGGCGACCAAACCTCTCTCTCCTGGCAAGGGATGGAGGACTTGTTAGCGGTCAAGAAGTCCAATGGCCGGAGAAAGACTCGGAGTCTGTCCCTACCAATAACATGACTGGCCTGGATTGGCCTCCCATTGATCCGGCGGATGAGCAAGGCAAACGGATCACACACTTCACGCTTGGTGACTTCGCCGAATTGGGTAAGTTCCTGCGAGAACTTGTCGGGCAGAGCCGCCAGTCATTGGAGGCTACCAATGCCGAATAG